Below is a genomic region from Brassica oleracea var. oleracea cultivar TO1000 chromosome C9, BOL, whole genome shotgun sequence.
TGTACCTTGCAAATTGTACACGGCCTGATATATCATTTCCTGTAAATCTTTTGGCAAGATTCAGTTCATCTCCAACTCGAAGACATTGGAGTGGAATTAAACATACCTTTCGTTACCTTCAAGGGACCATTGATTTGAGTTTGTTTTACCCTAAAGATTCAAAATGTCAAATGGTTGGTTTTGCAGATGCAGGATATCTTTCAGATCCACACAAAGCCCGATCGCAAACAGGATACATTTTCACGGTCGGAGGCACTGCTATATCTTGGCGTTCCCAGAAACAAACGCTCGTGGCTACTTCTTCAAATCATGCTGAGATCATTGCANNNNNNNNNNNNNNNNNNNNNNNNNNNNNNNNNNNNNNNNNNNNNNNNNNNNNNNNNNNNNNNNNNNNNNNNNNNNNNNNNNNNNNNNAAAAGCGATAGAACGAAGCATATTCATCCGAAATTCTTCTCATACACTCAAGAGCTCGTGAAGAAGAAAGAAATTGAAGTAAGATTTGTCTGGTCATGCGACAATGCAGCCGACCTCTTCACAAAATCACTTTCGACTTTGGTATTCAGAAAACATGTCCATAACGTTGGAAAGTGCCATCAGAAAGATCTATGACTACTCATTCGAGGGGGAGCTTACGTAGTTGTACTCTTTTTACCTTACTGTGGTCCATTGGGTTTTCCTGGAAAGGTTTTTAATGAGGCAAAATAGACGTTAAGCAAGAAACGATAGTGACACTGGTCTCCAAAGGGGAGTGTTATAAACGTGCATGAATCAAATGTCAAAAATGACAGCACCGAATAACGAAAACTTCGTGTGAATATAGTAAGTGTGGAACCCACTGTCACTATGCACGCACAATAACTTTATCTTTTTACTTCTATATATACAAACGTTTTTGTTCGATTGTAACTCGCCCCTCACACACTTCTTTTCCTCCTTTTATAGTAAACTCTCTCTCTCGATATTCATCTTATATAAATGTTATTTCTTTCTTGCGGATATAAAATTACGCCCTTATTTAAATTTCTAGTTACTATAAAATTATAAATTATTTCATAACACAATAGACATTATAAACTATATTAATACAAAAGAAAAATGGTATATGTTTGATACAACAATAAATAATCATTTAATCAAAATTACATTTATATTTTTCGTCAAAATTAAATTTTATTAATTACATAAATTAATTACGTACTTAAAATTCATTAATTATATTTTTAAATACAAAATATAATTTACCAATAAATCACATACAATTGTTAGATTGGATTATGTGAATTTTCACATCTTAAGATAATACAATTTTGTGGAAACTCTTGTTTTATTGCTAATTATTAAAACCCGTAAGAATCGAACAAATATATATATATATTAATATATTATTTATTTCTAAAGGAATTGAGAGTGAAAGAAATTGTTTTGAAAAAGAAAGGAATTTGAGTCATTTGACCATAATTGAGTAAATCGTTAAAGCCGTATAAGATTACATTTAAGGGGAAAATCAGTTAAGAAAAAGAGAAAAAAGAAAACAGCTGCGCTGTACAAGTCGTGTACTAGCTGCTATAACTCTCTCCCGAATCCCACTCCATTTTACCCTCTCTCTCTCTCTCTCTCTCTCTCTCTCTCTCTCTCCTATGGAACCACCGCCTCCTTCTCTCTCCTCCACCGTCGTTCCCGCAGCCACCTCTGCTATACCTCCTCCTCCTCACGTGCCATCATCTTACCCCGAGTCTCTAGACTCCTCCCCGAAGTCCCGCACCACGGATGCCTGGGACGATCTTCCTCCTCCCGGTGGCGGCGCTTCTTCCAAACTCCGTCTCATGTGCAGTTACAACGGTCACATCCTTCCCCGCCCGCAGGACAAGTGGCTCTGTTACATGGGCGGCGACACTCGCATCATTGCCCTCGACCGTACCTCCTCCCTCTCTTCTCTCATCACTCGTCTCTCCAACACGCTACTCAACGGCCGCTCCTTCACGCTCAAGTACCAGTTACCCAGCGAAGACCTTGATTCCTTAATCTCCGTCACCACCGACGAGGATCTCGATAACATGATCGAGGAGTATGACCGTACGATCAGTTCCGCCAAACCTTCTCGGCTGCGTTTGTTTCTCTTCACGACGAAGCCTGAAGCTACTCAATCGATGGGTCAGATTCTAGAGAGTTCGGCTAAGAGTGACGATTGGTTCCTCAATAGAGGATTCTCAGATTCTGATTCCGACGTCAATCGTTTGCTTGGCTTGGACGATACTCTCCGCTCTAATCTCGTCTCCAAAGATGACGATGGTAAACATCAGCAGCAGATTCAACAGCCTCCAGGAGGTCAAGATGTGCATAACTTGCCGGACTCTCCGATGTTGGATACATCCTCCTCTTTTGGATCAACTTCTTCCTCTCCCTCGCTCGCGAATCTCCCTCCGATTCGCGTCCATGTAGAGGAAGCTAAGGGGATGCAGGATCAGAGGCTTGGAATCGAAGAACATTTCGCACGATTCAACGTCGGGAATAAGCTTCAAGACGACGGATTCGCAGCGATCTCGTCACCACCGCCGGTGAATGCTCCAACCGTCTCAAGTGGGGTCTTCTCCGACGACGAGAGATCCAATCACTGTGTGCCAGCTGGATACAGAAAACCTCCGACTCAGCAGGTGAAATCGAACAGCGGTGGACACGAGATGCCATCACCCGATTCCGTTTCCAGGTAATCCCCTCTCTTACTTGGAGCTCCAAGTGCTTTAGTTTTGATATAGGGTTAGATTCTGATGTGGTCTCCATGTGTTTGATGAAATGCCTCAGTGATAGCAGCATGAGCAACTCTGTGTTTCATCAAAGACCTTCTGTCAACCAAGAGCCAGTTTCTCAGATGCCTTCTTGTTCTTCCACTCTAGTTACTGGTCTGACTAATCCTTCAGATCCAAACACACTCTTGTCACATCATCAGAATCAGGACTCAAGCTACATCCTTCACCCTCAACAATCTCAGCCACGACAGCAACAGTTCATACACTCACCTCAGTACCTTCATCACCATCCCTCTACTGGCCTTCCTCTCCAAAGTTACATCCAGGTTTACCCTTCCCAGCCTCAGCAGTCCTTCCACATGCACCCTAGTCAACTAGATCACCAGCCTTACCCCTTTTATTATACCACTGCTCCAGTCCCACCTAAGCCTTACAATATGCCTCTCACCCAATCTGGCAGTGTGAGTGATTCTCTAGGGTCTCTCCCTTCTAGCCATCCCCAGACGCTGCCTAATTCCACCATGATGGCTCCACCACCTAACAATCATTTGAGAAATACTCCGCAACCTACGGGTGGTGCTCAGATTGTTCACCAGGTACCACCTATAAGTCTGCAGCAATTCATGGGGTATTCTCAGATTCATCACCCACCCCAGTCTGGTTCAGTTGGGATTCCCAACTATGGATATGAATATGTGGAAAATGCCGCGCCCAAGCAGGTATACTACACGCAACAGATGGGTCACGCACAGTATCAGATGGTGCTGGCTGATGGCTCTCCTGTTGCTGCTAAGCTTCCAGCTGAGAACATGGCTCAACAGATCCGGAGTTCACAGCCAATGTGACACAAGGAAGATGGATAACAATTTTGGATGAAGGAACTCTGGTTGGTTTCGGAACATATAAATGTATAATCTTTTTTTCTCTCTCTCTCTCTTGTTTTCTAAGTTGCTGCATGCGATCAAGTGTCTAGTTTCATGTTTGTTTGGTATTTATGGACTATGTCAAAATATGTTGTGTGAGTAAGTAGAGTATAAGGTAGTAGTGGTGCTTCTTTGTAATTTACATTATAGTTACGATGGATACTGGTTTCCTGGATCTTATATCATATTATTGTCATTCCCGGCTGGTGCATTGTTTTTAAAATTTGATCAAAAAAAAAAAAAAAAAAAATAAAGAATTTTTCGCTACTTCAAAGAAAAATATACGATGTGCTCTGTAAAAAAAAAAAAAAAAAAAAAAGACCAGAGGGTAAGAGGTAAGACGCTTTTTAATGTCTCTCTATCACATACTTCAGGCTCGTGATTTTTGTGCACCAAACATTGACGCACCGCTGACCCGATTGGGTTACAAAAATCTGAAACTAATCTCTCAGTGGGTGAGCTCCCCATCCCTTGCAGTTAGTGATATAAAACCAAGAACTCCACAAAGTATGCAGTTATGTCCTCTTCTCCTCAAATCTTCTTCTAACACTCTTTTAGCCTCGGCTTCAGGCTATAGATACTCATCAAAGAGCTCTCTTACTTGTCTATAGATTCTCATCAAAGAGCTCTCTTTCTCAACTCTCTCTTTATCTGCACTCGTGGATCATTAAAAGAGCATCAATAGATCCAAACACACCAGCAAGAATTTTCTCATGGGTTTTACGACTCTTGCTCTCCAGCTAGCTGTAAGTATGTTTCACAAGGTCTTTACCACAACAATTTCAATTTGCACGGATGCAGACCGGATTGAGGTTCCAGGATAAATACGTCTTTGGTCAACAGAGTTGCCTTTGAACTAAAACAGTTTGTACTCGACCATGAAGGCCGACATTGATGGAGAGATAATTCCATTTAATAAATAAAGTAGAACTATTTCTTAAAAAAGAAAGCGTACAAATACTCGCAGTCTCGCAAACTAAGATCCAAAGAGAGCTCAAAATGTCTTGACTAACAAAAATAGCAAAATCCAGGAGTAGTGAAAACAAAGAGATCATAAGACTCGAGAATGGAAAACAAGACATCTCTAATTCATCCTCCTGATAAGCTCATTGATGAAGTTTTCACGGTTTCCAGCATCACCACCTTCAACGTAGTGATTCCTCTTCTTCTTCAGTCCACCGAGCGGTGCCTTGAGCTGGAATGGCCACAGGAAGTTGTTAGCCTCCTTGAAATGAGGTCCAACTGTTAGAATCTCGTGGATCAAGTCCTCAGCGCAGATGATCCCATGTTTACCCAAAGCCTGTTGTTTTGAAAGGAAACAAACAATAACTGTCACTTACCTTCATACACAGGGATAAAATTAAAGAAGCTAGGACCAAAGAGACAGGATTACTAACCTGCTCTACGATAGAGTTGTCAGTCAAAGCAACCCTCTGGGAGTTGAGCTTTCCGTATCCTCTCTTGTAGATCAATTCCTTAACACTCTTCAAGTTAGGGAACCTGAATGAAGATAAGAAAGATCACTACAAGTTCTTATCATGGCAAAAGATTTAAGCTTTTAAGGATATGATGTATACCCGTAGGTCACATAGGGCTCAACACGACGAAGCATGTTCATTGTAGCCTTGTTGACTTTGAGAAAGACACCGTTGAATATCTGCATTACATTAACATCAAATTAAAGCATTTCTTGATTCTAATGTCAACACAAATCAACAAAGCCCAGCCCTTTTTCACTCAAGCTACGTTCTGTTGTCTATACAATACCAGAAGAACATAACTGTCTAATGTCACAATACCAAACACTAAAAAACAAAGGAATGGTATGTTCAGACAGACCTGTCTCAAACGCAAGAGCTGAAGAATTTTCTTTGTCTTCGGGTCAATAGCATTGATACTACAAATCCAAGAAAAAAAACATAAGAAAACAAAATAGATCATTTCTTTGGTAATAAAAAAAGGTAAAACATACCCACGAATACGGATGATGAACAAGAGCTTAGCTTCAGGGTCAACATAGAAACCTCCTTTAAGCTTAGCCTCGCGTTTCAAAGAGATCAACTCCTTCTCCTATACAAGGAGACAATATTCATTTATACAGAACCAAAGCTAGCACGACATGTCCTAAACAAAGTAATACATGTTGTGCTTCACGATTTGGATCTAACTAATTACCTTCTCGGCATACTCCTTGGCGTACTGCTCGGCCCTTTTGTAGATAAGCTTCC
It encodes:
- the LOC106318820 gene encoding uncharacterized protein LOC106318820, encoding MEPPPPSLSSTVVPAATSAIPPPPHVPSSYPESLDSSPKSRTTDAWDDLPPPGGGASSKLRLMCSYNGHILPRPQDKWLCYMGGDTRIIALDRTSSLSSLITRLSNTLLNGRSFTLKYQLPSEDLDSLISVTTDEDLDNMIEEYDRTISSAKPSRLRLFLFTTKPEATQSMGQILESSAKSDDWFLNRGFSDSDSDVNRLLGLDDTLRSNLVSKDDDGKHQQQIQQPPGGQDVHNLPDSPMLDTSSSFGSTSSSPSLANLPPIRVHVEEAKGMQDQRLGIEEHFARFNVGNKLQDDGFAAISSPPPVNAPTVSSGVFSDDERSNHCVPAGYRKPPTQQVKSNSGGHEMPSPDSVSSDSSMSNSVFHQRPSVNQEPVSQMPSCSSTLVTGLTNPSDPNTLLSHHQNQDSSYILHPQQSQPRQQQFIHSPQYLHHHPSTGLPLQSYIQVYPSQPQQSFHMHPSQLDHQPYPFYYTTAPVPPKPYNMPLTQSGSVSDSLGSLPSSHPQTLPNSTMMAPPPNNHLRNTPQPTGGAQIVHQVPPISLQQFMGYSQIHHPPQSGSVGIPNYGYEYVENAAPKQVYYTQQMGHAQYQMVLADGSPVAAKLPAENMAQQIRSSQPM
- the LOC106319186 gene encoding 60S ribosomal protein L7-2-like, with protein sequence MTESKVVVPESVLKKRKREEEWALAKKQNSEAAKKTNAANRKLIYKRAEQYAKEYAEKEKELISLKREAKLKGGFYVDPEAKLLFIIRIRGINAIDPKTKKILQLLRLRQIFNGVFLKVNKATMNMLRRVEPYVTYGFPNLKSVKELIYKRGYGKLNSQRVALTDNSIVEQALGKHGIICAEDLIHEILTVGPHFKEANNFLWPFQLKAPLGGLKKKRNHYVEGGDAGNRENFINELIRRMN